CTGGTATGTATTATTTACATGATGAATATAAAACAGACAAGCTTGTTGGTAATTTATATGCAGAATATAAATTTCTTAAGGATTTTAAAGTTAAAACATCTATAGGTATTGATTATGCTTATCAGTGGCATGATGTTTATACTCCGATATACGAATTAAGTGATATTACTAAAAATACGAGTACTCGTGTTGCAAAGGATATGAACAATTGGTATACTTATAACTGGGAGACAACCCTTAATTATCATAAGAAATTTGGATCGCATGAAGTGGATGCGATTTTAGGTACAACTGCGATGACTAGTACTTACGAAAACCTTTCAGGTAGTGCTAGTGATTTAATTATTGATGGTGTTGACTATGCTTACATTGATAATTCAGGAAACACTGAAAGTAAAACATCTGGAGGTGGTTTTAGCGAGAATTCATTGCTTTCGTTTTTTGGTCGTGTAAATTATAGTTTTGGCGACAAATATATGGCTTCCGTTACTGTTCGTCGTGATGGATCTTCTCGTTTTGGATCTAACAATCGTTATGCTACCTTTCCTTCTGTTTCTGCAGGATGGATTATATCAGAAGAAGATTTCTTGAAGGATAAACTTGGTCCAATCAGCTTCTTAAAAATTAGAGCCAGTTGGGGACAAAATGGTAATGAAAACATTGGAAATTTTGCTTATCTATCTTCAATTGTTAATAATAACAATTATAACTTTAATGATGGAACTACAGTAAATGGTTCTGCGCCTTCAAAAGTTGCTAACCCTGATTTAAAATGGGAAACCTCTGAACAAACCGATATAGGTTTTGACTTAAGGATTGGTTCTAAATTTACTTTGAATTTTGATTACTATAACAAAACGACAAAAGATCTTTTAATTGATGCACCTATACCAGGATACGTTGGAAACGACGCTCCTACAGTAAATGGAGGTACAGTAGAAAATAAAGGAGTTGAATTATTGTTAGGATATAGAGATCAAATCGATGATTTTTCATTTGGAGCTACCTTAAATTTCTCGGCTAACAAAAATGAGATGACCAAAATTAATAATGATGAAGGTATCATTTATGGTGGTGTAAATATTGGACCTTCTGGAATGAAGGAGTTGACAATAGCTAAAGTAGGTGAGCCTATTGGGTATTTTTGGGGATATGAAACAGCTGGTGTTTTTCAAAACGAAGCTGAGGTTAATGCACATAGTGTTGATGGTGTGTTAATTCAATCCAATGCAGCTCCTGGTGATTTGATTTATGTAGATCAGAACGGTGATGGAGTGTTGGATGATGCAGATAAAATTAACTTAGGTAACCCACACCCTGATTTTACAGCTGGTTTAAATATTAATATGGCATACAAAAATTTTGATTTAAGTATGTTTTGGTATGGTGTAGTGGGCAACCAAATTGTCGATGCTACTCGTCGTTACGACTTGCCAAATGCAAACTATCAAACTTCTATTTTAAACAGATGGACAGGTGAAGGAACTTCTAATTCAGAACCAAGAGTGGTATGGAGTGATAACAATAATAATCAGGGTAATTTTTCTGATTACATGGTGGAGGATGCTGATTATCTAAGACTTAAAAATCTTCAGATTGGTTATACTTTACCAAAGTCAATACTTAAAAGAATTAATATAGAAAGAGTTAGAGTTTATGTGTCTGGTGATAATCTATTAACATTCACTGAGTACTCAGGTTTCGAGCCAGAGATAGGGAATAGCGATAATATCTTTTATACAGGTGTAGATCAAGGTATTTATCCACAAGCAAGAGTATTCTCAATAGGGGCTAATATTACTTTCTAAGATAATTTAACAGATTAAACTAAGAGCAATGAAAAAGCTATTATATTTATTTTTATGTGCTGTGGCATTGATGGGCTGTGAAGACTATCTGGAAAAGAATGATGTTACATCGCAAACAGAAGAAACTTTTTATCGTACGGAAGACGATATGTATCGAGCATTAATTGCCGCATACGAACCATTACAAAGAAACTGGGGTAGTACTTATCAGTTGACACTGGATATTGCATCTGACGATTGTTACGGCGGTGGCGGTAGTGCTACTGATGGTGTAGATTTAAAGAAAGTTAACCGTGGAAACACAACTGCTTCAGAAGGAATGTGGACTACTATTTGGGATGACCATTATGCTGGAGTATATCGCACCAATATCTTTTTAGAGAAAGTAGAAGCTTCAGATATTACAGAAGATCACAAAAAGGAATATGCTGGAGAAGTATTATTCTTAAGAGCTTACTATTATTCTAACTTAGTTAGATTATTTGAAAATATTCCATTAATTACTAAGACACTTGAAACATCAGAATATTCGCAAAGTCAAGCAGCTGTAGATGATGTATATGCTCAAATAGCATCGGATCTTAAAACAGCAATAGCTAACCTTAAGGGTGTTACTTACAGTAATGCTGAAAAAGGTAGAGTTACTGAGTGGGCTCCCAGAGCTTTATTAGCAAGAATGTATTTATTCTATGATGGAGTTTATGGTAGCGGAAGTGGTACCACTACTATGCCAGGAGATGTAACAGCTGGCGATGTGCTTGCTTATCTAAATGAAATTATTAATGATAGTGATGCTGATTTAATTGATTTTGCAAGTCTTTGGGGACATTCTGATGTGGATGGAACTTGGATTGAAAATTCAATTGAAGGGATTTTTGAAGTTCAGTTTTCTAATCAAGGTGAGAGCTGGCAATGGTGGAGTGCTGAATATGACACTGGTAACAAAATGGTTGTTTTTGTTGGACCAAGAGGAACTCCTGATAATTCAGAATACTATTCTTCATGGTGTTTTGCACCAGGAACACAGCAATTATACGACTCGTATGAGGATGGTGATATCAGAAGAGACTTAACTTTAATTGATGCCGACTTAGAGATGGGTGAAGGAACTTATACCATTGGAGACCAACATACAGGTTACTTTAACAAAAAGTATGCAGGTTTAAAAAGTCAAGTGCCAGAGGTAGGACAAGAGCAATTGAATTTCCCTCAAAACTATATTGCGATCAGATTTGCTGATGTTCTTTTAATGGCTTCGGAATTAGAAGTTAAAATTGGAACCAATGGTAATGCGGTTACTCATTATAACAGGGTAAGAGAACGTGCTTTCGGTGATGCTTATTCTCCTGTTGGAGAAGTAACAATTGACGAAATATTCGAAGAAAGAAAGTTAGAGTTTGCTTATGAAGCAATCAGATATTTCGACTTGCGCAGACAAGGAATGGATGAATTAACTGCTGCTATTAATGCTACAAACTTAGGTGGTATTTACGATTCAGGAGTGAATGCTGAAGCTAGAGGTTTTTGGCCTATTCCATCAAGCGAAATTGCTCTTTCTAACTACGCTATGGAACAAAATGCCGGTTACTAATTGAATTGTTTTAGTTAACGAATGAATTAAAATCTAAAGAGATGAAAAATTTAATATATTTAATAGCACTGTTAGTAGTTGTTGTTTCATGTTCGCCTGACGAATACAGTGCACCTGCTAACTTAACAGCCGATCAGATTGATTGGGAATATTTTGAAACGGATGTAGTTAATGAATTTACATTAGTTAATAATACTGAAGGAGTAACTACTTTATGGGATTTAGGTAATGGTACAACTGCTAAGGGCGACACTGTTACAGCTCGTTACACTTTTGCTGGTACTTATACCATTACATTAACAGTTATCAATCAGGGAGGAACTATTGAGGTTCAGGATAATATTGTTACCGATAGAGATAATATGGCTTTCCTTTCAGGATATCCTTATGACCAGTTGGTTGGAGAAGGTACGCAAACATGGGCGGTTGATGCTTATTATAAAGGACACTTTGGCTTAGGACCAACAATCGAAAATCCAGTTGAATGGTATGGAGCTAATCCAAATGAAAAAGCTGATCGTGGTTTATATGATGATAGATTTACATTCGAAATCACAGAATCTGGTTTGACACTGATGCAAGAAACCAATGGAGATGTATATGCAAATGGGAGTTGGGCTGCTGATTTAGGAACAACAGCTGGAAATGAAGAACCTGATGGCGGAGATTTTATTATGCCTTTTGATGGTGGAACATTTGTTTGTAGTGTTTCTGGTGATATGCTTACTGTAAACGGAGGAGGATTTCTTGGATATTATGCAGGTGCAAATGAGTATCAGATCTTGACGTTAGAAGATGATCTTTTAGATGTAGTATTCTGGGATACAAATGCAAACTTCTATTGGTTTACACGTTTCAGACCAGTTGATAAATTAACTCCAGAGCCAGCAGAAGAGGTTAAAGAATTGGCTGCGCTTGACATTATGGATGATTTTGAAGGTAATGGAAATATTCAGTGGTCTACTTCTGATATCGATAAATTTGAGGTTATCGACAACTTCGCTCCGGTGCCAATTAATGAATCAGAAAATATTGCTATTTATCAAAAAGGTGCAGGTGAGTGGACTAATGTGAAAGCTGTATTAACTCATTACATGGATCTTACTGACAGAAATATTTTCACAATGAAAGTATTTATTCCAAGCTTTAATGACTATGTAACTGAGTGCAATCCAGGAACAGATTGGTTGGCTACTCATAATTTGATGCCACAGGTTGATGTTAAGCTTCAGGATAGTTCATTGGAAGGAAATGCGTGGACAACTCAGCAAGTTAGATCTCATGTATTAAGTAGCGATCAGCAAGATATGTGGGTTGAATTAACTTTCGATTTTAGCGATGTTGCTGACCGTGTTGATTTTGATCAGATTATTATTCAATTAGGAAACGAAGGACATTGTAATTCAGGTATTTTCTACATTGATGATTTTGAATTGTTATAATTTATATAGCCCTGGGATTCTTAGTCCCAGGGTATTATCACTTCTTAATTTTATTCGTATGTATAGCATTAAAAAAAATATTGTTTCTGTAGTAAGCTGTTTTTTATTGTTTATTCCATTGTTTTTGTCGTGTTCAAGTAGCGATGATGACGATGATGTAAGTTATGATGCTGATTTTTCCTTTGAAATTGATAGTAATAATCCTAACAACGTAACTTTTACAAATACTTCTACTGGAGATTATCTATACATAGAGTATGATTATGGAAATGGTGAAACTTCAGAAGCACAATCTAATAAGTCTTATACTGGAACAACATATTATCCTTTAGCAGGAGATTATACAGTTACTTTGACAGTTTACGGACCATCGAATACAAGTACAGACATTAAAACGATTAGTAAATTAGTTAGTATAGTTGCAGATGATCCTGATTATATACCAGCGGAAGAAGGCTTGATCTGGTCTGATGAATTTAATGAATCAACAATCAATACAAACTACTGGACATTTGAAGTCGGTACTGGAGATTGGGGCTGGGGAAATGATGAGCTTCAATATTATACCGAAGGTGATAATGCCCACATCGAAGATGGAAAATTAATTATCACTGCCGAAAAACTTGATGATAACACTTCTCGTGGATCTTATACATCTACACGTATGGTAACCATGGATAAACAAGAGTTTACTTATGGTAAAATAGAAGTGAGGGCTAAATTGCCTTCAGGAAGAGGAATCTGGCCAGCCATTTGGATGCTTGGTTCAAATATTAGTACTGCCGGATGGCCTGCATGTGGGGAAATTGATATTATGGAATATGTGGGTTATGAACCAGATGTTGTACATTCAACAATACATACAACCGACGGTTCTGGAAGTAATGGTAGCGGAAGTTCTATGACTTTAGAAACGGCAGAAGAGGAGTTTCATGTTTATGGAATTGACTGGAATGAGGATGAAATTGTTTTCTATGTTGATTCTCCAGATAATATTGTACATACTTATGCTCCAGCAGTAAAAACTGCTAGCAACTGGCCATTCGATAAACCTCACTTTTTTATTTTGAATGTTGCAGTTGGAGGTACTTGGGGAGGTGCTCAGGGAGTCGATAATTCTATTTTTCCACAAACTATGGAAGTGGATTATGTAAGAGTCTATCAATAATCTTTTAAATGGGAGATTGATTCTTTAATCTCCCTTAAAGTAGCATGTCATGTTTAGAATTAATATAAGCTTATTTATAGTATTTGTGTTTTTTATGATCTCGTGTAATTCGAAGAAATCGGAAAAAACTACCGATGGAAATGAAGGGAATGATAAACAAAAGTATCAATTGGTTTGGTCCGACGAGTTTGATTATACAGGATTGCCTGATTCTACCAAATGGATATACGATACCGAGGGGAACGAGGCAAGTTGGGGAAATAATGAAGCCCAGTTTTATACTAGAGCAAAGAAGGAAAATGCCTGGGTTGAAAACGGAGTTCTTCACATTACAGCCCTAAAGGAACAAAAAGAAGGTAAAGAGTATACTTCAGCGCGTTTGAATTCAAAGGTAAGCTGGCTACATGGAAAAATTGAAGTGAATGCTAAGTTACCCAATGGAATTGGTACCTGGCCAGCAATTTGGATGATGCCTGAGAATTGGACTTTTAATGATGGAAACTGGCCAAATATTGGCGAGATAGATATTATGGAGCATGTGGGATCTAATCTAGGAGTAATACATGCCTCGGCACATTCAAAAGATTATCAGTGGCAGGCAGGAACACAGCAAACAGCAATTGTATCTGTTCCTGATGCTAGCGAAACATTTCATTCCTACACTTTGGAATGGACGCCCGAAGTAATGAAATGTTTTGTTGATGACAAATTATATTTCGAATACAAAAACGAAGGTCTGGGAGAAACAAAATGGCCTTATACAAAACCTTTTTACCTGATATTAAATGTTGCCATTGGCGGTGTTTGGGGTGGTGAAAAGGGCATTGATAATAATGTATTTCCACAAACAATGGAAGTGGATTATGTAAGGATTTATAAAATGAAATAGTAACATTTATTACCGATTTAGGTAGTGAATTTTAAATAGTGGATTCTATGAATTTAAGATATAGCATTTTTGTATCACTTATTGTTGCGCTGGGCGGATTCTTAATGGGATTCGATGCTTCGGTAATCTCAGGGGTAGTAAAATTTATTGAACCACAATTCGATTTAACAAAAATTCAATTGGGATGGGCAGTTAGTTGCCTTACTCTGACTTCAACTTTGGCAATGTTAATGGCAGGTCCGTTAAGTGATAAATTAGGCCGAAGAAAAGTTTTAAAATATGCAGCGATACTATATTTTATATCGGCAATAGGATCGGCTGTAGCTCCTAACTTTCTGATATTGGTTCTGGCAAGAATGATCGGGGGATTTGGAGTTGGAGCATCACTGATTATTGCTCCCGTTTATATCGCTGAAATTGCACCTTCCAAAATGAGAGGAACCATGGTTTCTTTCAATCAACTGAATATTGTATTGGGAATTTCGGTTGCTTTCTTTACCAATTACATGATTCTGCAAATAGGAAAATCAGACGCTGCCTGGGCAGAAATGTTACAAATTAACCACTACAATTGGCGCTGGATGCTTGGCTTAGAAGCCTTACCAGCAATCATTTATTTCATATTTCTGTTTTTTGTTCCTCGCAGCCCAAGATGGTTGGCTATGAATGGACTTGATGATGAAGCTCTGGAGGTAATGAAGAGATCATTAGGAAAAGAGGAAGCAGAAAATCAGTTAAAAAAGATTACTCAAAGTATTAAGGCATCGCCAGGAAAAGAGAAAACATCTTTTAAAGAATTGTTTAAACCCTCAATGAAATTGGTCTTGCTTATTGGTGTTGTAATTGCAATTACACAGCAAATTACAGGGATTAATTCGGTGTTTTTTTATGCGCCAATGATCTTTGAACAAACAGGTATAGGTACCGATGCCTCATTTTCACAGGCAATTTTAGTTGGTCTAATCAATTTAGTATTCACTCTATTCGCCATTTGGTTGGTGGATCGTGTTGGACGAAAACCCTTACTGGTTTTTGGACTAAGTGGAATCGCCATTTCTATGTTTGTACTCTCTGCCGGATTTGGACAAGCAAGCTATAAATTGACAGAAAAAAATATACA
This genomic interval from uncultured Marinifilum sp. contains the following:
- a CDS encoding sugar porter family MFS transporter is translated as MNLRYSIFVSLIVALGGFLMGFDASVISGVVKFIEPQFDLTKIQLGWAVSCLTLTSTLAMLMAGPLSDKLGRRKVLKYAAILYFISAIGSAVAPNFLILVLARMIGGFGVGASLIIAPVYIAEIAPSKMRGTMVSFNQLNIVLGISVAFFTNYMILQIGKSDAAWAEMLQINHYNWRWMLGLEALPAIIYFIFLFFVPRSPRWLAMNGLDDEALEVMKRSLGKEEAENQLKKITQSIKASPGKEKTSFKELFKPSMKLVLLIGVVIAITQQITGINSVFFYAPMIFEQTGIGTDASFSQAILVGLINLVFTLFAIWLVDRVGRKPLLVFGLSGIAISMFVLSAGFGQASYKLTEKNIQECASFAGSEDLSSMQNITFQSDLEFNEALKASVSDKIFKEHQADFISKAISINPWLVLIGILGFVASFAISIGPVMWVLFSELFPNRVRGLAISFVGLINSGISFLVQLVFPWEQINFGNATTFLIYGVFGAIGLVFVLFMLPETKGKSLEELELILVKE
- a CDS encoding PKD domain-containing protein, with translation MKNLIYLIALLVVVVSCSPDEYSAPANLTADQIDWEYFETDVVNEFTLVNNTEGVTTLWDLGNGTTAKGDTVTARYTFAGTYTITLTVINQGGTIEVQDNIVTDRDNMAFLSGYPYDQLVGEGTQTWAVDAYYKGHFGLGPTIENPVEWYGANPNEKADRGLYDDRFTFEITESGLTLMQETNGDVYANGSWAADLGTTAGNEEPDGGDFIMPFDGGTFVCSVSGDMLTVNGGGFLGYYAGANEYQILTLEDDLLDVVFWDTNANFYWFTRFRPVDKLTPEPAEEVKELAALDIMDDFEGNGNIQWSTSDIDKFEVIDNFAPVPINESENIAIYQKGAGEWTNVKAVLTHYMDLTDRNIFTMKVFIPSFNDYVTECNPGTDWLATHNLMPQVDVKLQDSSLEGNAWTTQQVRSHVLSSDQQDMWVELTFDFSDVADRVDFDQIIIQLGNEGHCNSGIFYIDDFELL
- a CDS encoding TonB-dependent receptor; translation: MKKTVLFLVMAFFCLHTFAQKHAVTGLVTSSEDGMTLPFASVVVKGTTIGTSTDMDGKYTIEVSNEDVLVFSLIGFTTQEIPVGDKTEINVIFDVETTGLDEVVVVGYGVQKKSAVTGAISSIKAEDIQKMPIQRAEQAIQGQVAGVQVAANSGQPGSGISVKIRGVGTTGNSQPLYIVDGNPVGDISYLASTDIGSMEVLKDASASAIYGARGANGVVIVTTKKGTKGAAKLTYDGYYGVQNAWRNMDLLNAQEYQMIVNESLLNSGYNSTHANWIQDSEVAGIGSGTDWQKEIFRDNAPIQSHTLTLSGGNEKVIYSSAISYFSQDGIVSEDKSSYERLNFRTNADYTSYNKKLKIGSSILYSRFKSQGVDPNNVYNSPLARAINIDPITQVKDENGEFMMPIRNMQEIVNPVAGMYYLHDEYKTDKLVGNLYAEYKFLKDFKVKTSIGIDYAYQWHDVYTPIYELSDITKNTSTRVAKDMNNWYTYNWETTLNYHKKFGSHEVDAILGTTAMTSTYENLSGSASDLIIDGVDYAYIDNSGNTESKTSGGGFSENSLLSFFGRVNYSFGDKYMASVTVRRDGSSRFGSNNRYATFPSVSAGWIISEEDFLKDKLGPISFLKIRASWGQNGNENIGNFAYLSSIVNNNNYNFNDGTTVNGSAPSKVANPDLKWETSEQTDIGFDLRIGSKFTLNFDYYNKTTKDLLIDAPIPGYVGNDAPTVNGGTVENKGVELLLGYRDQIDDFSFGATLNFSANKNEMTKINNDEGIIYGGVNIGPSGMKELTIAKVGEPIGYFWGYETAGVFQNEAEVNAHSVDGVLIQSNAAPGDLIYVDQNGDGVLDDADKINLGNPHPDFTAGLNINMAYKNFDLSMFWYGVVGNQIVDATRRYDLPNANYQTSILNRWTGEGTSNSEPRVVWSDNNNNQGNFSDYMVEDADYLRLKNLQIGYTLPKSILKRINIERVRVYVSGDNLLTFTEYSGFEPEIGNSDNIFYTGVDQGIYPQARVFSIGANITF
- a CDS encoding family 16 glycosylhydrolase is translated as MYSIKKNIVSVVSCFLLFIPLFLSCSSSDDDDDVSYDADFSFEIDSNNPNNVTFTNTSTGDYLYIEYDYGNGETSEAQSNKSYTGTTYYPLAGDYTVTLTVYGPSNTSTDIKTISKLVSIVADDPDYIPAEEGLIWSDEFNESTINTNYWTFEVGTGDWGWGNDELQYYTEGDNAHIEDGKLIITAEKLDDNTSRGSYTSTRMVTMDKQEFTYGKIEVRAKLPSGRGIWPAIWMLGSNISTAGWPACGEIDIMEYVGYEPDVVHSTIHTTDGSGSNGSGSSMTLETAEEEFHVYGIDWNEDEIVFYVDSPDNIVHTYAPAVKTASNWPFDKPHFFILNVAVGGTWGGAQGVDNSIFPQTMEVDYVRVYQ
- a CDS encoding RagB/SusD family nutrient uptake outer membrane protein, with the translated sequence MKKLLYLFLCAVALMGCEDYLEKNDVTSQTEETFYRTEDDMYRALIAAYEPLQRNWGSTYQLTLDIASDDCYGGGGSATDGVDLKKVNRGNTTASEGMWTTIWDDHYAGVYRTNIFLEKVEASDITEDHKKEYAGEVLFLRAYYYSNLVRLFENIPLITKTLETSEYSQSQAAVDDVYAQIASDLKTAIANLKGVTYSNAEKGRVTEWAPRALLARMYLFYDGVYGSGSGTTTMPGDVTAGDVLAYLNEIINDSDADLIDFASLWGHSDVDGTWIENSIEGIFEVQFSNQGESWQWWSAEYDTGNKMVVFVGPRGTPDNSEYYSSWCFAPGTQQLYDSYEDGDIRRDLTLIDADLEMGEGTYTIGDQHTGYFNKKYAGLKSQVPEVGQEQLNFPQNYIAIRFADVLLMASELEVKIGTNGNAVTHYNRVRERAFGDAYSPVGEVTIDEIFEERKLEFAYEAIRYFDLRRQGMDELTAAINATNLGGIYDSGVNAEARGFWPIPSSEIALSNYAMEQNAGY
- a CDS encoding glycoside hydrolase family 16 protein; this encodes MFRINISLFIVFVFFMISCNSKKSEKTTDGNEGNDKQKYQLVWSDEFDYTGLPDSTKWIYDTEGNEASWGNNEAQFYTRAKKENAWVENGVLHITALKEQKEGKEYTSARLNSKVSWLHGKIEVNAKLPNGIGTWPAIWMMPENWTFNDGNWPNIGEIDIMEHVGSNLGVIHASAHSKDYQWQAGTQQTAIVSVPDASETFHSYTLEWTPEVMKCFVDDKLYFEYKNEGLGETKWPYTKPFYLILNVAIGGVWGGEKGIDNNVFPQTMEVDYVRIYKMK